The Chitinophagaceae bacterium genome window below encodes:
- a CDS encoding DUF3575 domain-containing protein has translation MNPKSAITSFSFCMLLSAFSYAQSSLDKEGKSSSKGDTEKRKMNIVKVNILPALFIKNFSFQYERIVSKHFSIALGSGFMPNSGIPYKDRLISIADITDPDAINSINNFKMSSFSITPEVRFYLGKKGYGRGFYIAPYYRFSSFKSDELPVDYTNSNDQSSTMLLKGDIKTNNGGLLFGSQWFLGKAITLDWWILGVHYGTNKGLFTGTSSTPLTLEEQDNIKQTLDDISLPVGTITSTVNANGATVNLSGPWAGIRGGLTLGFRF, from the coding sequence ATGAACCCAAAATCTGCTATTACTTCATTCAGTTTCTGCATGCTTTTATCTGCATTCAGCTATGCACAATCTTCGCTTGATAAAGAAGGCAAGAGTTCTTCAAAAGGCGACACAGAAAAACGGAAAATGAATATTGTGAAGGTGAATATTCTTCCAGCACTGTTCATAAAGAACTTCAGTTTCCAGTATGAAAGGATTGTTTCAAAGCATTTTTCTATTGCTTTAGGTTCCGGGTTTATGCCTAATTCAGGAATACCTTATAAAGACAGACTTATCAGTATTGCTGATATAACCGACCCGGATGCAATAAACTCCATCAATAATTTCAAAATGAGCAGTTTTTCTATTACACCGGAAGTCCGCTTTTATTTAGGTAAGAAGGGATATGGAAGAGGCTTTTATATTGCACCGTATTACCGTTTTTCCAGTTTCAAATCGGATGAATTACCTGTTGATTATACCAATTCCAATGATCAATCCAGTACGATGTTATTAAAAGGTGATATTAAAACAAATAATGGCGGTTTGCTGTTTGGATCACAGTGGTTCCTGGGTAAAGCTATAACACTTGATTGGTGGATTCTGGGTGTTCATTACGGTACCAATAAAGGATTATTCACCGGCACCTCAAGTACTCCGTTAACTTTAGAAGAGCAGGATAATATTAAACAAACACTTGATGATATATCTCTGCCTGTTGGAACAATCACATCAACGGTAAATGCCAATGGAGCAACCGTTAATCTAAGCGGACCATGGGCAGGTATTCGTGGTGGTTTAACATTGGGATTCAGATTTTAA